Proteins co-encoded in one Methylomonas albis genomic window:
- the rpoD gene encoding RNA polymerase sigma factor RpoD, producing the protein MNQEQQQSQLKQLIAKGKAQGYLTYAEVNDHLPSDIIDPEQIDDIISMINDMGIQVYEVAPDDDDSLITSDAVVTADDDEEVAEVAALASVDSEFGRTTDPVRLYMREMGSVELLTREEELKIAKRIEEGQRQVVGAIARSGFIVESFIDAFDSVQVEDSGVRLNDLVLGFVDLTEVEDIDVSGIEIEEPAEDAEEESKTIDYEEVKQKVDLLRKALKTATASVKKNGYGHDKTEKLFDTIDEIFSEFKWTPQYLKKMVSVSEELITAIREEERFILDVCVKKAKMPRKDFINAFAENEANLDWLDQFIATKPNFAEVFSGHRERIRAAQLRLADIESRFGLSIAVLKSICRSISLGEAKARRAKKEMIEANLRLVISIAKKYTNRGLQFLDLIQEGNIGLMKAVDKFEYRRGYKFSTYATWWIRQAITRSIADQARTIRIPVHMIETINKLNRVSRQILQELGREATPEELAERMEMPEDKIRKVLKIAKEPISMETPIGDDEDSHLGDFIEDSKMLSPVESATIAGLRESTQNVLAGLTAREAKVLRMRFGINMNTDHTLEEVGKQFDVTRERIRQIEAKALRKLRHPSRSEQLRCFLDGE; encoded by the coding sequence ATGAATCAAGAACAACAGCAATCCCAACTTAAACAACTGATAGCAAAAGGTAAAGCGCAGGGTTATTTAACTTATGCGGAAGTTAACGACCATTTGCCTAGCGATATTATCGATCCTGAGCAAATCGACGATATTATCAGCATGATCAATGATATGGGGATTCAGGTTTATGAGGTGGCGCCGGATGATGACGATTCACTGATCACCTCCGATGCGGTAGTAACTGCTGATGATGATGAAGAAGTGGCTGAAGTCGCAGCGTTGGCCTCTGTCGATAGCGAATTTGGGCGAACCACCGATCCAGTGCGGTTGTATATGCGCGAAATGGGATCTGTGGAATTGTTGACTCGCGAGGAAGAATTAAAAATTGCGAAACGGATTGAAGAGGGGCAGCGGCAAGTAGTTGGCGCTATTGCTCGGTCCGGATTCATTGTCGAGTCTTTTATCGATGCTTTTGATTCCGTGCAGGTTGAAGATTCAGGGGTCCGGCTCAACGATTTGGTGTTGGGTTTTGTCGATCTCACTGAAGTCGAGGATATTGACGTTAGCGGCATCGAGATTGAAGAGCCTGCCGAAGATGCTGAGGAAGAGAGCAAAACAATTGATTACGAAGAGGTTAAGCAGAAGGTCGACCTTCTCAGGAAGGCGTTAAAAACTGCGACAGCCTCGGTCAAAAAGAATGGTTACGGCCATGATAAGACTGAAAAACTGTTCGATACGATTGACGAGATATTTAGTGAATTTAAATGGACGCCGCAGTATTTAAAGAAAATGGTCTCCGTTTCCGAAGAGTTGATTACTGCTATTCGTGAAGAAGAACGTTTCATATTGGACGTTTGCGTTAAAAAAGCAAAAATGCCGCGTAAGGACTTTATTAATGCCTTTGCGGAGAACGAGGCTAATCTCGATTGGTTGGATCAGTTCATCGCTACGAAGCCGAATTTCGCCGAGGTCTTCAGTGGTCATCGCGAGCGCATTAGGGCGGCACAACTGCGATTAGCGGATATCGAGTCTCGCTTCGGCTTAAGTATTGCGGTGTTGAAAAGTATTTGCCGCAGTATCTCCTTGGGCGAAGCCAAGGCTAGACGTGCTAAAAAGGAAATGATCGAAGCGAATTTGCGTTTGGTTATTTCTATAGCCAAAAAATACACCAATCGCGGTTTGCAGTTCTTGGATCTGATTCAGGAAGGTAATATTGGCTTGATGAAAGCGGTCGATAAGTTCGAATATCGGCGCGGCTACAAATTTTCTACCTATGCAACCTGGTGGATCCGTCAGGCTATTACCCGCTCGATAGCCGATCAGGCCAGGACAATTCGTATACCTGTGCATATGATCGAAACCATTAACAAGCTGAACCGTGTTTCCAGGCAGATTCTGCAAGAGCTGGGGCGCGAGGCAACGCCCGAAGAATTGGCTGAGCGCATGGAAATGCCCGAGGATAAAATTCGCAAAGTGCTGAAGATTGCCAAAGAGCCGATTTCGATGGAAACGCCGATTGGCGATGATGAAGATTCGCATTTGGGGGATTTTATCGAAGACTCCAAGATGCTATCGCCTGTCGAATCTGCTACAATCGCCGGCCTTCGCGAGTCCACTCAGAATGTATTGGCGGGATTGACGGCCAGAGAAGCTAAAGTGCTGAGAATGCGTTTTGGCATCAACATGAATACCGATCATACGCTGGAAGAAGTGGGTAAGCAGTTTGATGTAACCCGTGAACGGATCCGTCAGATCGAAGCCAAAGCCTTACGGAAATTAAGACACCCATCCAGGTCTGAGCAGTTGAGATGTTTTCTTGATGGCGAATAA
- the metK gene encoding methionine adenosyltransferase: MNKNYLFTSESVSEGHPDKVADQISDAIVDALLAQDPRSRVACETLVKTGMVVLAGEITTNAWVDTEELVRKVVCEIGYDNGDIGFDGNSCAVLNAIGKQSSDIAMGVDESEDHEQGAGDQGLMFGYASNETDVLMPAPITYAHRLVERQALVRKNKTLTWLRPDAKSQVTFRYENNKPVAIDAVVLSTQHSPEIGGKQLEEAVMDEIILPTLPKEWLHKDTKYFINPTGQFIIGGPVGDCGLTGRKIIVDTYGGMARHGGGAFSGKDPSKVDRSAAYMGRYVAKNIVAAGLAERCEIQISYAIGVAEPTSISIETFGTGKIEEERLVQIVREHFDLRPKGLIAQLDLLKPIYRPTASYGHFGRNEASFSWEKTDKAEALKDAAGI, from the coding sequence GTGAATAAAAACTATCTTTTTACTTCAGAGTCTGTTTCGGAAGGGCATCCGGACAAAGTCGCTGACCAAATTTCCGATGCCATTGTTGATGCATTGCTGGCTCAAGACCCGCGCTCGAGGGTGGCTTGCGAAACATTGGTGAAGACCGGTATGGTGGTTTTGGCTGGTGAAATTACTACCAACGCTTGGGTGGACACCGAAGAGCTTGTTAGGAAGGTCGTTTGCGAAATTGGTTACGATAACGGCGATATCGGTTTCGATGGCAATAGCTGTGCGGTATTAAATGCCATCGGTAAACAATCGTCCGACATTGCTATGGGTGTCGACGAGTCGGAAGACCACGAACAAGGCGCCGGCGACCAAGGTTTAATGTTTGGCTATGCCAGCAACGAAACTGATGTATTGATGCCTGCCCCAATCACCTATGCGCATCGTCTGGTTGAGAGACAAGCGCTGGTGCGTAAGAATAAAACCCTGACGTGGTTACGCCCGGATGCAAAAAGTCAGGTGACTTTTCGCTACGAAAACAACAAGCCGGTCGCTATTGACGCAGTGGTTCTGTCTACTCAGCATTCCCCGGAAATAGGCGGCAAACAGCTTGAAGAAGCGGTAATGGATGAAATCATCCTGCCAACCTTGCCGAAAGAATGGCTGCACAAAGACACCAAATATTTCATCAATCCTACTGGTCAGTTCATCATTGGCGGGCCTGTTGGCGACTGCGGCTTGACCGGTCGTAAAATTATCGTCGATACCTACGGCGGTATGGCACGTCACGGTGGCGGTGCGTTTTCCGGTAAAGATCCGTCAAAAGTGGATAGATCGGCTGCCTATATGGGCCGCTATGTTGCAAAAAATATCGTTGCGGCTGGTCTTGCGGAACGTTGCGAGATCCAGATTTCTTATGCCATCGGAGTTGCAGAACCGACTTCCATCAGCATTGAAACGTTTGGTACCGGCAAAATCGAGGAAGAGCGTTTGGTGCAAATCGTGCGCGAGCACTTCGATTTGCGGCCGAAAGGTTTAATCGCTCAGTTGGATTTGTTGAAACCAATATATCGTCCAACTGCCTCTTATGGCCATTTCGGTCGCAACGAAGCCAGCTTCAGCTGGGAAAAAACCGACAAAGCCGAAGCATTAAAAGATGCCGCCGGCATTTAA
- the ahcY gene encoding adenosylhomocysteinase, translating into MSQADYKVADLALAEWGRKEINIAETEMPGLMALRAEFGAQQPLKGARIAGCLHMTIQTAVLIETLTALGAEVRWSSCNIFSTQDHAAAAIAAAGIPVFAWKGETEAEAEWCIEQTVIGPNDWRPNMILDDGGDLTTMMHNNFPELMADVKGLSEETTTGVLRLTEMVTKGTLKVPAFNVNDSVTKSKFDNLYGCRESLVDGIKRATDVMVAGKIAVVCGYGDVGKGCAQSLRGLGATVLITEIDPICALQAAMEGYRVVTMDEAAAIANIFVTATGNVGVITHDHMKAMRDQAIVCNIGHFDSEIDIASLRHYTWENIKPQVDHVIFPDGKRIIVLAEGRLVNLGCATGHPSFVMSNSFCNQVLAQMELWSNSASYENKVYVLPKKLDEKVARSHLAQIGVKLTELTKEQAAYINVPVEGPYKPDHYRY; encoded by the coding sequence ATGAGCCAAGCCGATTACAAAGTTGCCGATTTAGCCCTGGCTGAATGGGGGCGTAAAGAAATCAATATTGCCGAAACCGAAATGCCCGGTTTGATGGCCTTGCGCGCCGAGTTCGGCGCTCAACAGCCATTGAAAGGCGCGCGTATCGCCGGATGTCTGCATATGACCATCCAGACTGCGGTATTGATCGAAACCTTGACTGCATTGGGTGCGGAAGTCCGCTGGTCGTCTTGTAATATTTTCTCTACTCAGGATCATGCCGCTGCCGCCATTGCCGCCGCTGGTATTCCTGTTTTTGCCTGGAAAGGTGAAACCGAGGCGGAAGCCGAATGGTGCATCGAGCAAACCGTTATCGGCCCCAACGATTGGCGCCCTAATATGATTCTGGACGATGGCGGCGACCTGACAACCATGATGCACAATAACTTCCCCGAATTGATGGCGGATGTTAAAGGCTTGTCCGAAGAAACAACTACGGGTGTGTTGCGTCTGACAGAAATGGTTACCAAAGGTACTCTGAAAGTGCCGGCATTTAATGTCAACGATTCGGTTACTAAATCCAAATTCGACAACTTGTACGGTTGCCGCGAGTCTTTGGTCGACGGTATCAAACGCGCTACTGACGTGATGGTCGCCGGCAAAATTGCCGTGGTCTGCGGCTATGGCGATGTCGGTAAAGGTTGCGCGCAATCCCTGCGTGGTTTAGGCGCCACGGTTTTGATCACTGAAATTGATCCGATCTGCGCATTGCAGGCGGCGATGGAAGGCTACCGCGTGGTGACAATGGACGAAGCGGCTGCAATTGCAAACATCTTCGTGACGGCCACCGGCAATGTTGGCGTAATTACCCACGATCACATGAAAGCGATGCGCGATCAGGCTATCGTCTGCAATATCGGTCATTTCGATTCGGAGATCGACATTGCGTCTCTGCGTCATTACACCTGGGAAAACATCAAGCCGCAGGTCGATCATGTGATCTTCCCTGATGGCAAGCGCATTATCGTGTTGGCTGAAGGTCGCCTGGTCAATTTGGGCTGCGCTACCGGTCATCCTAGTTTCGTGATGTCCAACTCGTTTTGCAACCAGGTATTGGCGCAGATGGAGCTTTGGAGCAACTCGGCTAGCTATGAAAACAAAGTCTATGTACTGCCGAAAAAACTCGACGAAAAAGTGGCGCGCTCGCATTTGGCGCAAATCGGCGTAAAACTGACAGAGTTGACGAAAGAGCAGGCTGCGTATATCAATGTACCGGTTGAAGGTCCGTACAAACCGGATCATTATCGTTACTAA
- a CDS encoding adenosylmethionine--8-amino-7-oxononanoate transaminase encodes MNNQSIVQRDLAVLWHPCSQMKDYDPRASRRDALPLIPIKSGQGVWLEDFDGNRYLDAISSWWVNLFGHANPIINQALRDQLDSLEHVILGGFTHEAALTLAEKLVEITPPGLDKCFYADNGSSAVEIALKMSFHYWRNLGQTQKTKFITLENSYHGETLGALAVGNVALYKETYAPLLMDVITVASPDCYHREAGESWEAYSIRRFAYMEQALMQHADEVCAVIVEPLVQCAGSMRMYHPVYLKLLREACDKYHVHLIADEIAVGFGRTGTLFACEQAAISPDFICLSKGLTGGYLPLSAVLTSNKVYQAFYDDYQNLTAFLHSHSYTGNALGCRAALATLGIFQQQNVIANNRQLATVMAKAVERFKGHPNVAEVRQTGMIVAIEMVKNKQTHEAYPWQQRRGLSVYRYALSRGVLLRPLGNVIYFMPPYVINEQEIQLMADVAWQGIQLAVQD; translated from the coding sequence ATGAATAATCAATCTATCGTTCAGCGCGATCTCGCCGTGCTCTGGCACCCCTGTAGTCAGATGAAGGATTACGATCCTCGGGCATCCCGGCGGGATGCGTTGCCTTTGATCCCCATCAAATCAGGGCAGGGCGTCTGGCTGGAAGATTTCGACGGTAACCGTTATCTGGATGCGATTAGTTCCTGGTGGGTAAATCTGTTTGGTCATGCCAATCCAATTATCAATCAGGCGCTTAGAGATCAGCTTGACTCGCTAGAGCATGTAATCCTTGGCGGATTTACCCATGAAGCCGCGCTAACACTGGCGGAAAAACTGGTGGAAATTACGCCGCCGGGTTTGGATAAATGTTTTTACGCGGACAACGGTTCATCAGCAGTCGAAATCGCGCTGAAGATGAGTTTTCATTATTGGCGTAATCTCGGACAGACTCAAAAAACTAAATTCATTACGTTGGAAAACAGCTATCACGGCGAAACGCTGGGAGCTTTGGCGGTTGGCAATGTCGCCTTGTACAAGGAAACCTACGCGCCCTTATTGATGGATGTAATTACGGTAGCCAGCCCGGATTGCTATCATCGCGAAGCCGGCGAGAGCTGGGAAGCCTACTCAATCCGTCGCTTCGCTTACATGGAGCAGGCCTTGATGCAGCATGCTGACGAAGTTTGCGCTGTGATTGTCGAACCGTTGGTGCAGTGCGCCGGCAGTATGCGCATGTATCATCCGGTATACCTAAAATTGCTGCGCGAAGCGTGCGATAAATACCATGTGCATTTAATCGCTGACGAGATTGCCGTGGGTTTTGGCCGCACCGGCACCTTGTTTGCCTGCGAGCAAGCGGCAATCAGTCCGGATTTTATTTGCCTATCCAAAGGGCTGACCGGCGGCTATTTGCCGTTGTCTGCGGTATTGACCAGCAATAAGGTATATCAAGCCTTTTATGATGACTATCAGAATCTCACCGCGTTTTTACACTCGCATAGCTACACCGGGAATGCATTGGGTTGCCGAGCGGCGTTGGCCACGCTGGGGATATTTCAGCAGCAAAATGTGATTGCCAACAATCGGCAATTGGCGACGGTTATGGCTAAAGCGGTAGAGCGTTTTAAGGGGCACCCCAACGTTGCGGAAGTTAGGCAAACCGGCATGATCGTCGCCATTGAGATGGTCAAAAATAAGCAGACGCACGAAGCGTACCCTTGGCAGCAGCGGCGCGGTCTGTCGGTTTATCGCTATGCTTTGAGTCGTGGCGTGCTGTTGCGGCCATTGGGGAATGTGATTTATTTCATGCCGCCTTATGTTATCAACGAGCAGGAGATACAACTGATGGCAGACGTCGCCTGGCAAGGCATCCAACTGGCGGTGCAGGACTGA
- a CDS encoding 16S rRNA (uracil(1498)-N(3))-methyltransferase, with product MRVSRLYVAAPLNVGGRIDLDDDAAHYVRSVLRLKPEQSIVLFNGQGGEYLGRFSEVSRKSVRVEIEQFVDRNVESPLTITLGLGISRGDRMDWAVQKAVELGVTQLTPLVTERCVIKFNDDKKQQRLQHWQHIAQHAAEQSGRTYCPALGEIANLTDWAAEQQGLRVFLDPYAEQSLADLKPENNSVTLLSGPEGGFSEQERQAAKAAGFVAVRMGARILRTETAVLSALTAVQTLWGDFR from the coding sequence ATGCGTGTTTCTCGTTTATATGTCGCCGCGCCGCTAAATGTCGGCGGTCGCATTGACTTAGACGACGATGCGGCCCATTACGTGCGTAGTGTGCTGCGGTTGAAGCCAGAGCAGAGCATCGTACTGTTTAACGGTCAGGGCGGGGAATATCTGGGGCGTTTCAGCGAAGTCAGCCGTAAGAGCGTTCGGGTCGAAATCGAGCAATTCGTTGATCGTAACGTCGAATCCCCGCTGACGATCACTCTGGGTTTGGGTATTTCTCGCGGTGACCGGATGGACTGGGCGGTGCAAAAAGCCGTTGAACTAGGCGTAACGCAGTTGACGCCGTTGGTAACCGAACGTTGCGTGATTAAATTCAACGACGATAAAAAGCAGCAGCGCCTGCAGCATTGGCAGCATATTGCCCAGCACGCTGCCGAACAATCCGGACGAACCTATTGCCCCGCGCTGGGCGAGATAGCGAATTTAACGGATTGGGCGGCCGAGCAGCAAGGCTTGAGAGTGTTTCTCGATCCCTATGCCGAACAATCCCTAGCTGACTTAAAGCCGGAAAACAATAGCGTCACCCTGCTCTCAGGGCCGGAAGGCGGCTTTAGCGAGCAAGAGCGACAAGCTGCCAAAGCAGCGGGATTTGTAGCGGTGCGGATGGGTGCCCGGATTTTGCGCACCGAAACGGCGGTTTTATCGGCATTGACCGCCGTGCAAACCTTGTGGGGAGATTTCCGCTGA
- a CDS encoding CPBP family intramembrane glutamic endopeptidase translates to MRWFAYALAPLVVLVIAATIASMLGYGLLWIAGDILPLAKVISKITLILLLLSIFPLKKYLQFSWADFGFAPKAIFYKQFGQGLALGVLTLLPVLLLLYWLDIHVWDDTRQWTAAKIAEKVGLGLFFAVLIALGEEILFRGLLLSGLRRKMPIVVAVTISSIYYAALHFLKSKSQIDYANLTPSSGLTLMAEAFTNWLNPAIFSALLALVVVGVFLAILRTRVPQSLGLCIGCHAGWVWQIKVSRDLFNVNLQADSLFLVNTYYDGVLGPLVSIWLVALIVYCLWSKLQSNACYGD, encoded by the coding sequence ATGCGCTGGTTCGCCTATGCCTTGGCGCCGTTGGTTGTTTTGGTGATTGCGGCCACTATTGCGAGCATGTTGGGTTACGGTTTATTGTGGATTGCTGGCGACATTTTGCCATTGGCAAAAGTCATTAGCAAAATTACGCTGATTCTGTTGTTGCTGAGTATTTTTCCGTTAAAGAAATATCTGCAATTCAGCTGGGCGGATTTTGGGTTTGCGCCGAAAGCGATATTTTACAAACAATTTGGCCAAGGTCTGGCACTGGGAGTGCTGACATTGCTGCCGGTATTATTGTTGCTGTATTGGCTGGATATTCATGTCTGGGACGATACCCGGCAGTGGACAGCCGCTAAGATCGCGGAAAAAGTCGGATTGGGTTTGTTTTTTGCCGTGCTGATTGCCCTTGGCGAAGAAATACTCTTTCGCGGTCTGTTGCTGAGCGGGTTACGCCGGAAAATGCCGATTGTTGTTGCCGTGACAATCAGCTCTATCTACTATGCGGCGTTGCATTTTCTAAAAAGTAAGTCGCAAATTGATTACGCTAATTTAACGCCGAGCAGCGGTTTAACATTGATGGCTGAAGCGTTTACAAACTGGTTGAATCCGGCGATATTCAGTGCCTTGCTGGCTTTAGTTGTGGTGGGGGTGTTTTTAGCAATTCTCAGGACTCGGGTGCCACAAAGCCTAGGTTTATGCATCGGTTGTCACGCCGGTTGGGTTTGGCAAATTAAGGTGAGCAGAGACTTGTTCAACGTTAATTTGCAGGCCGATTCCTTATTCCTGGTTAATACGTATTACGATGGCGTATTGGGACCTTTAGTAAGTATCTGGTTGGTGGCATTAATCGTTTATTGCTTGTGGTCCAAGTTGCAGAGTAACGCTTGCTACGGTGATTAG
- the atpD gene encoding F0F1 ATP synthase subunit beta, which produces MTGEMNQVGRIEAAQGPVVDVRCDYLPPIGQALDVMNGAGRYVLVVFQHLEPTLIRAIALHSVSGLFRGMPVFDRGDALNVPVDRCCLGRMLNVFGDPLDGGQPLPNTIFRNILSAPPLLSDTLPASQILETGIKVIDLLCPFVRGGKTGLFGGAGVGKTVLMMEFMHAVSVTMQGVSVYAGVGERMREGHELWHEMADAGVLPKALLVYGQMDESPGVRFHVGYTALAYAEYLRDTLDTEVLFLMDNIFRFVQAGSEISGLLGRMPATVGYQPTLLTEVASLEERIVSTKSGSITSVQAVYVPADDMSDPAVATILGHLDSVVILSRQQAAKGIYPAIDPLRSGSRIMDHHILGDRHYQVARAVREHLSRYRELEDIIAMLGIEELSQEDRRIVERARRLQRYLTQPFTTVADHTGMPGVRVPLAQTIADCEGFMDGKYDQLSEADCYMQGAMPA; this is translated from the coding sequence ATGACAGGTGAGATGAATCAGGTGGGTCGCATTGAGGCCGCGCAGGGGCCGGTGGTCGATGTGCGTTGCGATTATCTGCCGCCTATCGGTCAGGCACTGGATGTTATGAACGGTGCAGGGCGTTACGTGCTGGTCGTGTTTCAGCATCTGGAGCCGACGCTGATTCGGGCGATTGCCTTGCATTCGGTCTCGGGACTCTTTCGCGGCATGCCGGTGTTTGATCGCGGCGATGCCCTGAATGTGCCGGTCGATCGCTGTTGTCTGGGACGCATGCTGAACGTGTTCGGCGACCCGCTTGATGGCGGCCAGCCATTACCTAATACAATTTTCAGAAATATCCTCTCCGCTCCGCCCTTACTGTCCGATACCCTGCCTGCCTCGCAAATTCTGGAAACCGGCATCAAAGTCATCGACCTGCTTTGTCCGTTCGTGCGCGGTGGCAAAACCGGTTTATTCGGCGGCGCCGGTGTCGGCAAGACCGTGCTGATGATGGAGTTCATGCACGCGGTTAGCGTGACGATGCAAGGCGTATCGGTTTATGCCGGCGTCGGCGAACGCATGCGTGAAGGTCACGAGCTTTGGCATGAAATGGCCGATGCCGGCGTTTTGCCCAAGGCGCTGTTGGTCTATGGACAAATGGACGAGTCGCCCGGCGTACGTTTTCATGTTGGCTATACCGCCTTGGCTTACGCCGAATATTTGCGAGACACCCTAGATACCGAAGTGCTGTTCCTAATGGATAACATCTTCCGCTTCGTGCAGGCCGGCAGCGAAATTTCCGGTTTACTGGGGAGAATGCCGGCTACGGTCGGTTATCAGCCGACTTTGCTGACTGAAGTTGCGTCGCTGGAAGAGCGCATCGTCTCCACCAAATCCGGCTCCATTACCTCGGTTCAGGCCGTCTATGTGCCGGCCGACGACATGTCCGACCCGGCCGTGGCTACCATCCTGGGTCATCTCGACAGCGTGGTGATACTGTCGCGTCAACAGGCTGCCAAAGGGATTTATCCGGCCATCGATCCCTTACGTTCCGGCAGCCGAATCATGGATCACCACATCCTCGGCGATCGCCATTATCAGGTCGCTCGTGCCGTTCGTGAGCATTTGTCGCGTTATCGGGAGTTGGAAGATATTATCGCCATGCTCGGTATCGAAGAGCTGTCGCAGGAAGACCGACGTATCGTCGAGCGGGCGCGACGCTTGCAACGCTATCTGACTCAACCTTTTACCACCGTAGCCGACCATACCGGCATGCCGGGCGTACGGGTGCCGCTGGCGCAAACCATTGCCGATTGCGAAGGGTTTATGGACGGCAAATACGATCAACTCAGCGAAGCCGATTGCTATATGCAAGGCGCAATGCCGGCGTGA
- a CDS encoding F0F1 ATP synthase subunit epsilon, with the protein MNSFALTLLDSRGGECFETVTQFIGADADGSFGILAGHIHSVALLRYGLARFNDQAGVWRYLALPSGVLRFADNQLTVTSLRYFLGDDRGAICERLAAEMTQSDSEVHTARATLSEIERSLVRRLAELSSHGTAGI; encoded by the coding sequence GTGAACAGTTTCGCGTTAACCTTGCTGGACAGCCGAGGAGGCGAGTGTTTCGAGACCGTGACCCAGTTTATCGGCGCCGATGCCGACGGCAGTTTCGGGATTTTGGCCGGGCATATTCACAGCGTGGCCTTGCTTAGATATGGCTTGGCCCGCTTCAACGATCAAGCCGGCGTCTGGCGTTATCTGGCCTTGCCCAGCGGTGTGCTACGCTTTGCCGACAATCAATTAACGGTTACCTCTCTGCGCTATTTTCTTGGTGATGACCGCGGTGCAATCTGCGAGCGACTGGCGGCGGAAATGACTCAATCCGATTCCGAAGTACACACTGCGCGGGCGACGCTGTCGGAAATCGAACGTTCCTTGGTGCGGCGCCTAGCCGAACTTAGTAGTCACGGCACCGCAGGAATATAG
- a CDS encoding AtpZ/AtpI family protein — translation MSFRDKLIEHTRRDLRRLEDKTRRPATWVGMLFYGGTLGLLFVVPIVAGAYLGRWLDTLAAGYSVRWTVSLIVLGIVVGAYNVFRFLQEKS, via the coding sequence ATGAGTTTTCGCGACAAACTAATCGAACACACCCGCCGCGATTTACGGCGTTTGGAAGATAAAACCCGCCGTCCGGCAACCTGGGTAGGTATGTTGTTTTACGGCGGCACCCTGGGTTTACTGTTTGTGGTGCCTATTGTCGCCGGTGCTTATCTGGGGCGCTGGCTGGATACTTTGGCCGCTGGTTATTCGGTGCGCTGGACTGTGAGTTTGATCGTGTTGGGTATTGTGGTTGGCGCTTATAACGTTTTTCGATTTTTGCAGGAAAAAAGCTAA
- a CDS encoding lytic transglycosylase domain-containing protein → MKPPLLRLPLPLLALLLLNACSSSSPVKREKIASVRPNISQQRPAYQPQPAPYKPVFYTGTFPKPAALEPAVDFWRKTYAIWQRSEVAFHDDRYLDVVYEVMTLPGYVAEGLTPEQKDMVSQRREYWKAQLAELESKVRYGAALNANDRQLIAKLESNGRSLNSVLPGLSDRLRSQRGTRERFKRGLEISGRYDLQFRKTFRDAGLPEDLAYLPHVESSFQPSAKSSAGAVGMWQFTKAAAKTFMPGGDRVDQRYDPFVSANGAARYLSYAYGKLGDWPAAVTSYNHGIGGMKRAKNQVGSDFVRIVDSYDGPAFGFASRNYYAQFLAAREIASNPEQFFREGIRYESPLAPGQYLAVE, encoded by the coding sequence ATGAAACCACCTCTGCTGCGTTTACCTCTTCCCTTATTAGCCTTATTGTTGCTGAATGCTTGTAGCAGTAGTTCGCCGGTAAAACGCGAGAAAATTGCCTCAGTTAGACCGAATATCTCTCAACAACGACCGGCTTATCAACCTCAGCCGGCTCCGTACAAACCGGTGTTTTATACGGGGACTTTTCCAAAACCTGCGGCGTTGGAGCCGGCGGTGGATTTTTGGCGAAAAACTTATGCTATCTGGCAACGCTCCGAAGTAGCTTTTCACGATGACCGTTATCTGGATGTAGTCTACGAAGTGATGACCTTGCCTGGCTACGTCGCCGAAGGTTTAACGCCGGAGCAAAAAGACATGGTTAGTCAGCGCCGCGAATATTGGAAAGCCCAATTAGCGGAATTGGAAAGTAAAGTGCGTTACGGCGCGGCGTTGAACGCCAACGACCGGCAATTGATCGCCAAGCTGGAAAGTAACGGCAGATCGCTAAACAGCGTATTGCCGGGCCTTAGCGACAGACTGCGTTCGCAACGCGGCACTCGTGAGCGTTTTAAACGCGGTTTGGAGATCAGCGGTCGCTATGATTTACAGTTTAGAAAAACCTTCCGCGATGCCGGCTTGCCGGAAGACTTGGCTTATCTGCCGCATGTAGAATCCTCGTTTCAACCGTCCGCCAAATCCTCTGCCGGCGCGGTCGGCATGTGGCAATTTACCAAAGCTGCCGCCAAAACCTTTATGCCTGGTGGTGATCGCGTGGATCAACGCTACGATCCTTTTGTGTCCGCCAACGGCGCGGCCCGGTATCTGAGTTACGCTTACGGTAAGCTCGGCGATTGGCCTGCGGCAGTGACCTCGTATAACCATGGTATCGGTGGCATGAAGCGTGCGAAAAATCAAGTCGGTAGCGACTTCGTGCGCATCGTCGATAGCTACGACGGCCCGGCCTTCGGGTTTGCGTCTCGCAACTACTATGCGCAATTCCTGGCCGCCCGCGAAATTGCCTCCAACCCCGAACAGTTTTTCCGGGAAGGCATACGCTACGAAAGTCCGTTGGCTCCCGGTCAATACCTGGCTGTCGAATAA